A region from the Biomphalaria glabrata chromosome 14, xgBioGlab47.1, whole genome shotgun sequence genome encodes:
- the LOC106071902 gene encoding uncharacterized protein LOC106071902, whose product MENNRQCRVSVDSVEIFRKKRPHSPSRSKMYVTERKEMPQQRQATKRYSVAEASEEASGKSIFDASIKPVNTVGDGSHPKDFTHQVRATDIAEPHSTQTGPSLRERSAQLPKRCSDRVRCKSGRRSWNHCCDTPRACCGNKICSGEPKDFQIQADPREIGSSESVQTGPSLAASGSFCRFDYKLRKVKKWPADSSQQCDCPKKQEYHVSCAENREGCGAFHQQVKSTDIQSSDVVQTGQSGQCTEGDIILYGTAKRQPTKAYKRHNSSDDYVWCECMRVKGTEGQSHVGTQVAATNISPSKCIQTDRCLANACLTGRKIRNTDWDDCRCSSAKGAPGGSGKKRTISQAVKPLDISDCTEMQTESSLDLTEVYTRKREVCPGSQRSGDIIRYGRARDICDDCVQIRVKIPKNARLTERSTQVEGRNINVEDGNQTVECCGTCDCN is encoded by the exons ATGGAGAATAACCGCCAGTGCAGAGTAAGCGTTGACAGCGTAGAGATATTCCGTAAGAAAAGACCCCATTCTCCTAGCAGAAGTAAAATGTACGTtacagaaagaaaagaaatgccTCAACAGCGACAAGCCACCAAACGATACAGCGTCGCAGAGGCCTCAGAAGAAGCCAGCGGCAAGTCCATATTTGACGCCAGCATCAAGCCAGTCAACACAGTAGGCGACGGTTCCCACCCAAAAGACTTCACACATCAGGTGCGAGCCACGGACATCGCCGAACCGCACTCCACGCAGACGGGGCCCTCCCTGAGGGAAAGGAGCGCGCAGCTTCCGAAGAGATGCTCCGACAGAGTGCGCTGCAAGTCGGGTAGGCGTTCGTGGAATCACTGCTGCGACACCCCCAGGGCTTGCTGCGGGAACAAGATCTGCTCCGGGGAACCCAAAGACTTTCAAATACAGGCTGATCCTCGGGAGATAGGGTCCAGCGAGTCGGTGCAAACTGGCCCTTCGTTAGCCGCCAGCGGGTCATTCTGTCGATTCGACTACAAACTAAGAAAGGTTAAGAAATGGCCAGCGGATAGCAGCCAGCAATGTGACTGTCCCAAAAAACAAGAATATCATGTCTCCTGTGCTGAAAACAG GGAGGGGTGTGGAGCTTTCCACCAACAAGTCAAGTCCACGGACATTCAGTCCAGCGATGTGGTTCAGACTGGCCAGTCTGGGCAGTGTACGGAGGGCGACATCATCTTATACGGCACAGCCAAGCGCCAGCCCACCAAGGCGTACAAGCGACACAACAGTAGCGATGACTACGTCTGGTGCGAGTGTATGCGGGTGAAGGGAACGGAGGGGCAGAGTCACGTGGGCACCCAGGTCGCCGCTACGAACATCTCTCCCTCCAAGTGCATCCAGACGGACAGATGCCTAGCCAACGCGTGCCTGACTGGCAGGAAGATAAGGAACACGGACTGGGATGACTGCAGGTGCAGCTCGGCCAAAGGTGCTCCCGGGGGCTCTGGAAAGAAGAGGACGATCTCACAGGCGGTCAAGCCGTTGGACATATCAGACTGCACAGAAATGCAGACCGAGTCCTCGCTCGACCTAACCGAGGTCTACACCAGGAAGCGGGAGGTTTGCCCCGGCTCCCAAAGAAGCGGAGACATCATACGATACGGCAGGGCCAGGGACATCTGCGATGACTGCGTCCAGATCAGGGTGAAAATACCTAAGAACGCTCGACTCACAGAGAGGTCCACTCAAGTCGAAGGCCGCAATATCAATGTCGAAGACGGCAATCAAACCGTTGAGTGCTGTGGGACGTGTGActgcaattaa